GCTAAGACTCTGAACGCAGAAATCGTGTTCGTGATGTCTCAGGGTACCGACACGCAGGAACAGCTGAAAGAACGTATTGAGCTGACCCGCAGCAGCTTCGGCGGCGCGAAAAACGCCAACATCACTGGCGTTATTGTCAACAAGCTGAACGCGCCTGTTGATGAACAAGGCCGTACTCGCCCTGATCTGTCAGAAATTTTCGACGACTCTTCCAAAGCGACCGTCGTGAAAGTGGACCCTGCTCAGCTTAGCGAAAGCAGCCCACTGCCAATTCTGGGCGCGGTGCCGTGGAGCTTTGATCTGATTGCAACTCGTGCAATCGACATGGCACGCCACCTGAACGCTACCGTGGTTAACGAAGGCGACATTCAGACCCGCCGCGTGAAGTCCGTTACCTTCTGTGCGCGTAGCATTCCGCACATGCTGGAACACTTCCGTGCAGGTTCCCTGCTGGTGACTTCCGCAGACCGTCCAGACGTGCTGGTTGCAGCGTGCCTGGCCGCGATGAATGGCGTAGAAATCGGTGCGATTCTGCTGACCGGTGCATACGAAATGGACGCTCGTGTCAGCAAGCTGTGCGAACGTGCTTTCGCGACTGGCCTGCCAGTATTCATGGTGAACACCAACACCTGGCAGACCTCTCTGAGCCTGCAGAGCTTCAACCTGGAAGTTCCGGTTGACGACCATGAGCGTATCGAGAAAGTTCAGGAATACGTTGCAAGCTTCATCAATGCTGAGTGGATCGAATCCCTGACAGCGACCTCTGAGCGCAGCCGCCGTCTGTCTCCGCCAGCCTTCCGTTACCAGCTGACTGAGCTGGCACGTAAAGCCGGCAAACGCGTTGTTCTGCCAGAAGGTGATGAGCCACGTACCGTTAAAGCAGCTGCTATCTGCGCTGAGCGCGGAATCGCGACCTGCGTACTGCTCGGTAACCCTGATGAAATTACCCGCATCGCCGCATCTCAAGGCGTTGAACTGGGTTCAGGTATCGAAATCGTTGATCCAGAAGTGGTTCGCGAAAGCTATGTTGCCCGTCTGGTTGAGCTGCGTAAGAGCAAAGGCATGACCGAAGCCGTTGCGCGCGAACAGCTGGAAGACAACGTGGTGCTGGGTACGCTGATGCTGGAACAGGATGAAGTTGATGGCCTGGTTTCTGGTGCGGTTCATACCACTGCGAACACCATTCGTCCGCCGCTGCAGTTGATCAAAACGGCACCAGGCAGTTCGCTGGTTTCATCTGTGTTCTTCATGCTGCTGCCAGAACAGGTTTATGTTTACGGTGACTGCGCGATCAACCCAGATCCAACCGCAGAACAGCTGGCTGAAATCGCGATTCAGTCTGCGGATTCCGCGATTGCCTTTGGTATCGAACCACGCGTTGCAATGCTTTCCTACTCTACCGGCACTTCGGGTGCAGGTAGCGATGTAGAGAAAGTGCGCGAAGCGACACGTCTGGCACAGGAAAAACGTCCTGATCTGATCATCGACGGTCCACTGCAGTATGACGCCGCCGTGATGGCTGATGTGGCGAAATCCAAAGCGCCAAACTCTCCGGTTGCGGGTCGCGCTACCGTGTTCATCTTCCCTGATTTGAACACCGGTAACACCACCTATAAAGCGGTACAGCGTTCTGCCGACCTGATCTCCATTGGGCCGATGCTGCAAGGCATGCGCAAACCTGTGAACGACCTGTCCCGTGGCGCGCTGGTAGACGATATCGTTTATACCATTGCACTGACTGCGATTCAGTCTTCTCAGCAGCAGTAATCTGCCTCCGGGCAATCAAAAAAGGCGACCTGTTGGTCGCCTTTTTATTTACTCTGGTATTACAGCAACTCTCGCGCCGCTGACACAATATCGTGCGCCGTCAGACCATACTCTTTTTGCAAGAAATCCTGCGTTCCGACCTGACCGTAACGCTCTTTTACGCCCACGCGCCGCATCGGTACCGGGCACGTTTCGACCAGCACTTCCGCCACCGCCGAACCCAATCCGTTGTGGATGCTGTGGTTTTCGCAGGTCACAATCCGGCCTGTTTTTTCAGCGTAGTTTTTCACCAGCATTCGGTCGATAGGTTTCAGGGTGAACATATCGATGACTGCCGCGCTTACGCCCTCCTGTTCAAGCTGACGTGCTGCTTCTAACGCTTCCGCAACCATGATTCCGTTGGCGATAAGGGTAATGTCGTGCCCTTCCCGCAATACGTTACCTTTGCCGATGGTAAACGTTGAGCCCGGCGCGTAAACGCTTGGCGCTTGCTTGCGGATTGTGCGGACCCAGTAGAATCCTTCCAGATCGATAAGCTGACGCAATACATCCTCAAACATCACGGCATCCGTCACTTCCAGCACCACGGAATGCGCCAGACCACGCACAATACCCATATCCTCAAATGACATGTGCGTACCGCCGTTATGGCAGGCTGTAACGCCTGCATCCGAAGCGATGACCTTGACGTTATTTCGCTGATAATCCAAAGACATAAACAGCTGGTCGAAACAGCGACGGCTGGCAAAAGCCGTAAAAGTATGCACAAACGGCTTACGTCCAGTCAGCGATAAACCCGCGGCCGTGCCAATCACGTTGGCTTCCATAATGCCGCAGTTGATGACGTGCTGTGGATAATCACGCGCTACGCCATCCATCGCCATTGAGCTCATCAGGTCCGCTTCAAGAGCAATAATATCGCTGCCCGCTTCTATCTGACTCGCCACGAAACCGGCATACACTTTACGCATCTCAACAGCGTCTTTCTGTCCTGCGGGTGCAACCTTAATCATTTGCGGCCTCCAGTTGGCGAATCGTCTCGTTGAGCGCGGCTTTAACTTCATCCGTCAGGCGTAAATGGTGAGAGTTGCTAAGCTGCTCCAGATACGGCACGCCCTGCCCTTTTATACTGTCGAGGATCACCACGCGCGGCCTGGCCTGAGCCTCAGGTACTGGCGCTACGACCTCGAGCAGACCGGGAATGTCATCGCCTTTGACCGTCATCACGTCAAAACCAAATGCGCGGAATTTACCTTCCAGATCAAAGGCGCAAATGATTTCGTCCAGTTCACCATCGAGCTGTTGTTTATTCCAGTCGACGAACACGGTCAGATTATTCAGACGGTGATGGGCAATAAACTGGAACGCTTCCCAGCACTGTCCTTCATTCAGCTCACCATCTCCCACAATGCAGAAGACGCGATTTGGCCGGCCCGCCAGCTTATGCGACAGCGCCATGCCGCCCGCAATGGAAATCCCCTGCCCCAGTGAACCGGTCGTGGCATCCACACCCCGCGTCTTGAGCCGATCCGGGTGGCTCGGCAGGCGTGTTCCGTTATGATTAAGCGTACTTAGCTCCGCAACCGGGAAATAGCCTTTAATCGCCAGCGTGCTGTAAAGCGCGGGACCGGCGTGGCCTTTCGACAGCACAAAGTAATCACGCTCTGACCAGTCGGGATCGGCTGGGTCGATTTTCATCACCGAACCGTAAAGTACCGCCAGGGTCTCGACCACCGACATACTGCCGCCATAATGCCCAAAACCCAGCTGCGTTAGCGATTTGAGCGTCGCCACGCGGATATCACGCGCCAGTCGGGTAACCTCATTCACATTCATGATTTAGCTCCGGTGTTTTCCTGCGCATTACCGCCAGCAGATTTGTTTTTAGCAAACACGTTGTAGGCCACCAGCAGGGCGAATACCGCCACGACAAGGCCTGTAATCGCAAACGGTGAGAGATAACGCGCGAGGTTGCCCAACAGAATCCCGACAGCACCGAAGTCAGCGTCCGAGAACGTGGTGTTAGAAAACCCGATTGCGCCGAGCACTGGCAGCAGCAGGACTGGGAGGAACGTGATCAGCAGACCGTTGGCAAATGCACCAATCATCGCGCCACGACGGCCGCCCGTCGCATTCCCAAATACACCCGCTGTCGCACCAGTGAAGAAGTGTGGAACTACGCCAGGCAGGATCAGCACCCAGTTCAACTGGCCGCAGATTAACAAGCCCACCAGTCCACCCAGGAAGCTGAACAGGAAACCGATCAGCACGGCGTTAGGGGCGTAGGGATAAACTACCGGACAGTCCAGCGCAGGGCGCGCATTCGGTACCAGTTTTTCCGAGAATCCGGTAAAGGCCGGAACGATTTCTGCCAGAATCAGACGCACACCCTGCAGGATGATGAACACGCCAGCGGCGAACGTAATGGCCATGATAATTGCGTAAACCAGGTAGTTTTGCCCGCCGCTGTACGTGCTTTCTACATACTCGCGTCCGGCACTCACCGCCATGATCAGATAAATAATCATCATGGTCAGCGAGATAGAAATTGAGCTGTCGCGCAGGAAGCTCAGGTTCTTCGGCAGATTCATCTCTTCCGTTGAACGTGAACCCTTACCGCATTTGCTGCCGATCCAACCGGAAAGCACGTAGCCCAGAGTACCGAAGTGACCAAAGGCGATATCGTCGTTACCGGTGATACGTTTCATGTAGCGCTGCGCGATCGCGGGGAAGAACGCCATCACCAGACCAAGAATCAACGAGCCGGTAAAGACCAGACCGACGCCTTCAAACCCAGCGACCGTCAGGATCACACCGATCATACATGCCATATAAAAAGTGTGGTGGCCGGTGAGGAAGATGTATTTAAGGCGCGTAAAGCGGGCGACAATAATATTTGCCACCATACCAAAGGCCATAATCAGCGCGGTTGATGCGCCATATTTTTCCAGAGCGATGGAAACAATCGCTTCATTATTCGGGATAATCCCCTGAATATTGAATGCGTGCTCAAACATACCGCCTAATGGATTTAATGATCCGACCAGTACGGTCGCACCACCGCCCAAGACAATAAAGCCGAGAATGGTTTTAATCGTACCTTTAACGACATCAGAAAAAGGTTTTTTCTGCGCCACCAGCCCGATCAATGCAATTAAGCCAACCAGTACCGAAGGGACTTTTAAAATATCAACAACGAAGTTCAGCGTTTCGAGGATAAACATATCCACCTCACTAAAGTTATTGTTTGTCGAACCAGGCGCGTAATTGCGCTTCGAGTTCATTAATGTCGATGATGTTGTTGATCACCACCAGCTGGCTTTCAGGCACGCTTGCGCTGGCGGCGATATCTTTCGCCATCACGAAAACGTCGGCAGCACCCGGCGTGGCGGATGACAGATCGGAGTGCTCTACTTCAGCTTCAATATTTAATTTTTTTAGCACTTTTTTGATATTCATTTCGACCATGAAACTGCTGCCCAGGCCGGAACCACAAATCGCCATAATTTTCATTGTTATGCCTTTTTCGAGTAGAGTACATCCGCATCACGCGCAGGCGTAATGTGTTTATTTATTGGAATGCGTAATATCTAGAATCGTTCGATGACGGCGTTTATTTCCTCCCGTGTGTTTGCCCTGTGCAATTCAGCCAAATCGTCATCACTGGAAAATAACTCAGCCAGCGCAGAAATCATTTCGATGTGACTATTTTTGTCAGGTGCAGCAAGCATGATGATAATATCAACCGGATCGAATTCTCCGGCACCAAATGAAACTCCCTGTTTAAGTTTTAATAATGAGAGACCCAGTCCTTTAGCCCCTTCTTCTGGCCGCGCATGCGGCATCGCTAGCCCTGGTGCCAGCACATAATACGGTCCTAACTTATGATGTTGCTCAACGATCGCCGTAACGTATTCCGGAGCAATCACGTTCACATCCAGCAATGGCTGGGCACATATCTCCAGTGCCTGTGCCCAGTTTTCAACCCGATCCTCGAGAATGATGGTGGCATCGTTTAACCATTTATTGAGCACTGTCTTCTCCTGCCCTTGCGCCTGGAATGAGCAAACTTTATTCAACCCATGAATAGTTAGCTGCGATCAAGATCACAAAGATAGCGCTACCAATCTTTAACATCCAAAATTGTGATAGCGCTATCAAATTACAATCAGCGCGGGAAATCACAGTAAAAAAAGGGATTTAAGGCGTATACTGAATCAACGTGAAGCGAAGGATGAGAAGAAAATCGCGTCTGTCATCAGGAACGAGTATGTCTTTAACCCGAAAACGACGTAGTACCGGCAAAGTGACGATCTCTGACGTCGCGCAGCTTGCCGGCGTGGGTACCATGACGGTGTCCCGCGCATTGCGCACGCCCGAACAGGTTTCCGATAAGCTACGAGAAAAAATAGAAGCGGCGGTGCATGAACTGGGATATATGCCCAACCTTGCCGCTAGTGCGCTGGCATCGGCGTCATCATGGACCATCGCAATGGTCGTTCCCAATCTTGCAGAAGATGGCTGTTCTGAGATGTTTGCCGGATTGCAGCAAATCCTGCAACCTGCCGGATACCAGATCATCCTGGCTGAATCTCAACACCGCCCCGAACAAGAAGAGAAATTACTGGAAACGCTGCTGGCATCGAATATCGCAGCCGCTATCTTACTCAGCGTTGAACATACCGACACCGTCCGCCATTGGCTGAAAAACGCGTCAATTCCGGTGATGGAAATGGGTGCGATGCGCGCCGACCCGCTCGATATGAACATTGGAATTGATAACGTTGCGGCGATGTACGAGATAACCGAACTGGTCATTCAGCGGGGATATCAAAACATTGGTCTGCTGTGCGCCAATCAGGAACAGTGGATTTTCCAGCAGCATCTGCAAGGCTGGTATAAAGCGATGTTACGCCACCACCTTTCGCCTAACAGAGTGATCAATGCTGCGCTCCCGCCTAATTTCTCGACCGGCGCGTCACAACTGCCGGAGTTTTTACTCGCCTGGCCGGAACTGGATGCGCTGGTGTGTGTTTCGGATGAGCTGGCGTGCGGGGTGTTGTACGAATGTCAGCGCAGACGCATCAAAGTGCCTGACGATCTGGCCGTCGTCGGTTTTGGCGATAGTGATGTGAGCCGCGTCTGTCAGCCACCTTTGACCACAATGGCTGTGCCACACCGCAAGATTGGTGTTGAAGCCGGACGGGCTTTGCTGGAACGGATGAATGGCGGCGACTGGCGCGATCAGAAACCGATCGCCTCCAGTCTGTGTCTGCGGGAAAGTTGCTAAGGCCTATTCAGCCTGTTCTTGCTTTTCAGGTTTAGCGGATTCATTTTTGGCATTGCGGCTCATCCACAGAGCCAGCGCTTTAAGTGAGTCCGGCGTAAACTCATCGCAGCGCGCGGTAATCTCTTCTGGCGTCATCCAGCTCACTTCGCTCACTTCTTCTTCCTGAAGCGCAAAAGGTCCGTGGGACACGCAGCTAAACAGGCCTCCCCAGACACGGCAGTGCGGATCTTCAAAATAGAACTGACCGTGCTCGGCAAACGGTACGCCCGCAATGCCTAACTCTTCTTCTGCTTCGCGGCGAGCAGAGTCCAGCAGAATTTCATCTGCCTGCACGACGCCTCCTGCGGTGGCATCCAGCATACCCGGAAGAAAATCTTTTGTTTCAGTACGTCGCTGTACCAGGATCTTACCCATTCCGTCGTGGACAACGATGTAAGTTGCGCGATGACGCAGACGCTGCGCGCGCATTTGCTCGCGGCTCGCCTGGGCGATCACGTCATTGTCTTCGTTGACAATATCAACCCATTCTGTACTTGCCAAATGACTCTGCTCCACCATCGGGAACCCTTCTCGTTAAGCGCTCTTTTGGCGCGTTTACAGTTGAGGTGTAACTTACGTATTAATGCTGACCTGCGCAATAACTTGCTGATCATTAAGTGCGATAACGCGTAATTGATTATCGTCCAGAACACCGTAGCTGGGCGCATGCCCGCCTTTCGGTATACTGACTGAGCCGGGATTGAAATGCATAATTTCCCCCCGCCTCTCAGCCACTGGAATATGAGTATGACCGTAAACCAGCACATCGCCAGTCGTCAGCGCGGGCAGATTATCCGGGCCGAAGAGATGACCGTGGGTCAAAAATAAACGGCAATTCTCCAGCAAAACCTGTTGCCACGGCGCGGTTATCGGGAAATGCAGCAGCATCTGGTCTACTTCGCTGTCGCAATTACCGCGAACAGCGATGATTTCACCCGCGTACTGATTAAGTTTGTCTGCTACCTGCGCGGGGGCATAACCTTCCGGCAGTGCGTTGCGCGGGCCATGATTGAGCACGTCACCCAAAATAATAAGCCACTGTGCGCCGCTTTGTTCAAACAGCGACAGTACGCGTTCGGTGGCGGGCAACGATCCGTGGATATCTGATGCAAACATAAGTTTCATCAATCACTCCTGACGAAAAAACACGGCCCTATGATACCTCAGTCAGCAGTCTTAATCAGCCTGCACGCTTAGCAGAAAGCGCGACATAACGCTGTACCGATGCTCGTTGCCACTGGAACGCGGCATAATCCACCAGCGCTTGCGGCACGTCATCTCCATTCAGGACCAGGCGATTTAACATCAGGGCAAGATCGGCATCGGCGATACACCATTCACCAAACAAATTGGGGTTGCCATGCTCAAGCAGTCTGGAGGCCGTATCAAACAATTTACTGGCACTCGCCGCCCCGGCGTGCGACAGCGCAGGTTTTTTCACGCCAGCAAAAATCACGTCGGTCGAACGCTCTTCACGAATCGGTCCTAAATCGCTGCGTAACCACGCCTGAATCTGCCGGGCACGGGCGCGCTTTTGCAGGTCATGCGGATAGATTCGCTCCCATTCAGGCGGTGCAAAACGCTCTTCCAGATACTCATCAATCGCTGAAGACTCGCTCAACTCAAAGCCGTCAATTTCCAGAACAGGCACACGGCGCGTCAGCGCATAGCCCTGCCAGTGCGGCGTAAGATGCTCACCCCGATCCAAATCCACGGTTTTAAGCGTAAATGTCAGCCCCTTCTCCGCCAGCGCAACGTACACACTCATGACATAGGGTGAGAAATAGTTGTTATCAGACCACAGGGTAATCGCAGGTTGGCTCATAGCATCCTCATCGGCAGTTCGGTTTTCATCCAACATATCGCCTCCTGGCTTTTCTGTCACTTGATCAAAACTCACGATTTACCGCCAGCACCTATACTCGATTCTATTCGCTGAGTCATGTCACGACAGGAGTTGAAATGATAGACCTCTATTACGCCCCAACCCCAAACGGTCATAAAATCACGCTTTTTCTGGAAGAAACACAGATAGATTACCGCATCATTAAAGTGGATATCAGCAAGGGCGATCAGTTCAGGCCCGACTTTCTGACCATCTCCCCCAATAACAAAATTCCGGCCATCGTCGATACCGAACCGGCAGATGGCGGAAGACCATTCAGTTTGTTTGAATCGGGCGAAATCTTGCTGTATCTGGCTGAAAAATCAGGAAAACTGTTGAGTGATGAACTGCGTGAGCGCCACCACACGCTGCAGTGGCTCTTCTGGCAGTCAAGCGGGCTTGGGCCGATGCTCGGGCAAAATCATCATTTTAATCATTTCGCCCCGCAAACCATCCCCTATGCCATTGAACGTTATCAGTTTGAAACTCAACGGCTTTACACCGTGATGAACAAACGGCTGGAGACGTCGCCGTGGTTGGGCGGAGAACATTACAGCATTGCTGATATTGCCTGCTGGCCGTGGATCAACGCGCATGAGCGCCAGCGAATTAATCTGGCCAATTACCCTGCGGTGAATAACTGGTTCGAGCGAATCCGTCACCGCCCCGCGACCGAACGTGCCATGCAGAAAATGCAGTAAATATAAGCGCGTGGCGGAATGTGCGCGGCGTATTTCCTCATGTATCATGAGGCAAATAATGAACGGAGGAAGCCTGCAATGTCACAGCACGACGCGATTATTCGTATAAAAAATTTACGCCTGCGCACGTTTATTGGGATCAAAGCCGAAGAGATGGAGAATCGACAGGATATCCTCATCAATGTGGTTATCCACTATCCGGCCGATAAAGCGCGCGCCAGCGAAGATATCAACGATGCGCTGAACTATCGCACCATTACCAAAAACATCATTAAGTACGTTGAAAATAACCGTTTCTCATTGCTGGAAAAATTAACTCAGGATGTGCTCGATATCGCACGCGAACATCCTTGGGTCACTTATGCTGAGGTAGAGATCGATAAACTTCACGCGCTACGTTATGCCGACTCCGTCTCCATGACGTTGAGCTGGCGCCGCTAAGCGCAAGCCAGGAGGTCGTATGAAGATTCTGATGACAGGCGGTACTGGCCTGATTGGTCGCCATCTCGTTCCACGCCTGCAAGCGCTGAAACATGATGTCACCGTTGTCACGCGCAGCCCGGATAAAGCGCGCCAGCTGCTCGGCAATGATGTTGGCATCTGGAAAGGACTGTCTGAACATCAGAATCTCGACGGCTTCGATGCTGTCATTAATCTTGCCGGTGAACCCATTGCCGATAAGCGCTGGACGGAACAGCAAAAACAGCGATTGTGCGATAGCCGCTGGAACATCACGCAAAAACTGGTCGATCTATTCCACGCCAGTGAAACGCCGCCATCGGTGTTGATCTCTGGTTCGGCGGCGGGTTATTACGGCGATCTCGGTGAAGTCGTTGTTACCGAAGAAGAGCCACCGCATAACGAGTTCACCCACAAACTCTGCGCGCGCTGGGAGCAAATTGCCTGCGGTGCGCAAAGCGATCGCACCCGCGTCTGTCTGCTGCGTACCGGCGTCGTGCTGGCGCCAAAAGGCGGGATTCTGGCGAAGATGATGCCCGTCTTTAAGCTGGGACTAGGCGGCCCCATTGGCAACGGACGTCAGTATCTGGCGTGGATTCATGTCGACGATATGATCAATGCGATTATTTGGCTGCTGGATAACGATCTGCGCGGCCCGTTCAACATGGTGTCGCCGTATCCGGTTCGCAATGAACAGTTTGCGCATGCGCTCGGCCATGCGCTAAAACGCCCTGCCATTCTGCGTGCCCCGGCAACTGCCGTTCGATTGATAATGGGCGAATCGTCAGTACTGGTGCTTGGCGGACAGCGCGCTCTGCCAAAACGCCTCGAAGCGGCCGGATTTGCGTTTCGCTGGTATGACTTAGAGGAAGCGTTGGGAGATGTGGTGGGTTAAATTGGCCGCGTTACGTATGGTAAAGTCACTATTCTGACTCCCTGCAATGGCGTAACAATGGCGACAATCACCACTCCCCGGCTCCTTCTCACTCCTTTTGAACCCTCCGATTGGGCGTTTTTTCGTTCGCTGCGTGAAGACCGCGACATCATGCGGTTTATGGCCAGCATCGCTTCAGAAAAAGAGACCCGCCGCGTTTTTGCCGCCCGTCTGACGGCGCAGCATACCTTTGTTATTCGCACTCATGACGATGACACCCCGTTGGGTGACATTGGCCTGCACGTTAGCGCAGAATTCCGTGAAGAGGCAGACATCGGTTATACCGTGATTCCGCAGGCGCAGGGCAGAGGTATTGCCAGCGAAGCGCTACGTGCGGTATGCGATTACGCGTTTAATCAGGTGGGTGTTAAAGCGGTAAATGCGTATGTACTGGCGGATAATGTCGGTTCGGTGCGGGTGCTGGAGAAAACCGGATTCGCACGCACGCAGGTGCTGGAGAAGGCTTACGAAATTGACGGCGTGAAGTATGACGACTGGGCGTATCGGCTTGAATGTGGTGCAGCCTGAATGCCGGACGGTACTGCGTTTGCCCGATCTATGTTTTTTGTAGCCCGGTAAGCGAAGCGCCACCGGGCGATGTGGTTCCACTGCGGTCTGACCCCGGCCCTCTCCCACAGGAAGAGGGCGAACTCTCTGTTACTTCAACGACCCCTTCAAAAACTGCTGCAAGCGCGGGCTTTTCGGATTCGCTAAGACGTCATCCGGATGTCCCTGCTCCTCAATTTTACCCTGATGCAGGAAGATGACGTGGTTGGAGACGTTACGGGCAAAGCCCATTTCGTGCGTCACGACCACCATCGTTTTTCCCTCTTCAGCGAGTTGCTGCATAATGCGCAGCACTTCACCTACCAGTTCCGGGTCCAGCGCCGACGTCGGTTCATCAAACAGTAGCACTTCGGGCTCCATCGCCAGAGCACGCGCAATTGAAACGCGCTGTTGCTGACCGCCCGACAGATGCACCGGGTATTTAATCTGCTGGCGCTCGTCGATCCCCACTTTCGCCAGATATTTTTCTGCGCGGGTGCGCGCCTCTTGCTTGCTCAGACCCAGCACCTGAATCGGCGCTTCCATCACGTTCTCCAGCACCGTCATATGGCTCCAGAGATTAAAGTGCTGGAATACCATCGTCAGACGGGTACGCAGCAAACGCAGCTGATGTTTGTCCGCCACTTTTAGCTGCCCGTCTTTATCGCGCACCAGGTTAATTTGTTGCCCACTGACGACGATGGAACCTTCACTCGGTTTTTCAAGGAAGTTAATGCAGCGCAAGAAGGTACTTTTCCCCGAACCGGATGAGCCGATAATACTGATGACATCGCCCGCGTTTGCCTGCAACGACACCCCTTTCAGCACTTCATGTTCGCCGTAGCGCTTGTGCAAGTCGATAACGTTTAGTTTGTTCTCAGCCATCTTTATTCTCAGTGCGTCGAAGGTTTGACATGCTGCAGCCAGCGTTTTTCCGCTTTACGGAACAGGCTAATCAGAACGTACGAAATGATTAAGTACAGCACCGCAGCGATACCAAATGCGGTAAAGGGCTGATAGGTCGCCGAGTTAATATCACGGGCGATTTTCAGCAAATCCGGTACGGTGGCGGTGAACGCCAGCGCGGTGGAGTGCAGCATCAGGATCACTTCGTTGCTGTAGGCCGGAAGCGCAA
This sequence is a window from Enterobacter sp. 638. Protein-coding genes within it:
- the folX gene encoding dihydroneopterin triphosphate 2'-epimerase — encoded protein: MSQHDAIIRIKNLRLRTFIGIKAEEMENRQDILINVVIHYPADKARASEDINDALNYRTITKNIIKYVENNRFSLLEKLTQDVLDIAREHPWVTYAEVEIDKLHALRYADSVSMTLSWRR
- a CDS encoding TIGR01777 family oxidoreductase, whose translation is MKILMTGGTGLIGRHLVPRLQALKHDVTVVTRSPDKARQLLGNDVGIWKGLSEHQNLDGFDAVINLAGEPIADKRWTEQQKQRLCDSRWNITQKLVDLFHASETPPSVLISGSAAGYYGDLGEVVVTEEEPPHNEFTHKLCARWEQIACGAQSDRTRVCLLRTGVVLAPKGGILAKMMPVFKLGLGGPIGNGRQYLAWIHVDDMINAIIWLLDNDLRGPFNMVSPYPVRNEQFAHALGHALKRPAILRAPATAVRLIMGESSVLVLGGQRALPKRLEAAGFAFRWYDLEEALGDVVG
- the yfcG gene encoding GSH-dependent disulfide bond oxidoreductase produces the protein MIDLYYAPTPNGHKITLFLEETQIDYRIIKVDISKGDQFRPDFLTISPNNKIPAIVDTEPADGGRPFSLFESGEILLYLAEKSGKLLSDELRERHHTLQWLFWQSSGLGPMLGQNHHFNHFAPQTIPYAIERYQFETQRLYTVMNKRLETSPWLGGEHYSIADIACWPWINAHERQRINLANYPAVNNWFERIRHRPATERAMQKMQ
- the yfcF gene encoding glutathione transferase, with amino-acid sequence MSQPAITLWSDNNYFSPYVMSVYVALAEKGLTFTLKTVDLDRGEHLTPHWQGYALTRRVPVLEIDGFELSESSAIDEYLEERFAPPEWERIYPHDLQKRARARQIQAWLRSDLGPIREERSTDVIFAGVKKPALSHAGAASASKLFDTASRLLEHGNPNLFGEWCIADADLALMLNRLVLNGDDVPQALVDYAAFQWQRASVQRYVALSAKRAG
- the hisP gene encoding histidine ABC transporter ATP-binding protein HisP, giving the protein MAENKLNVIDLHKRYGEHEVLKGVSLQANAGDVISIIGSSGSGKSTFLRCINFLEKPSEGSIVVSGQQINLVRDKDGQLKVADKHQLRLLRTRLTMVFQHFNLWSHMTVLENVMEAPIQVLGLSKQEARTRAEKYLAKVGIDERQQIKYPVHLSGGQQQRVSIARALAMEPEVLLFDEPTSALDPELVGEVLRIMQQLAEEGKTMVVVTHEMGFARNVSNHVIFLHQGKIEEQGHPDDVLANPKSPRLQQFLKGSLK
- a CDS encoding GNAT family N-acetyltransferase, coding for MATITTPRLLLTPFEPSDWAFFRSLREDRDIMRFMASIASEKETRRVFAARLTAQHTFVIRTHDDDTPLGDIGLHVSAEFREEADIGYTVIPQAQGRGIASEALRAVCDYAFNQVGVKAVNAYVLADNVGSVRVLEKTGFARTQVLEKAYEIDGVKYDDWAYRLECGAA